A stretch of Schistocerca americana isolate TAMUIC-IGC-003095 chromosome 3, iqSchAmer2.1, whole genome shotgun sequence DNA encodes these proteins:
- the LOC124606200 gene encoding cuticle protein 16.5-like, whose protein sequence is MFKLCLFAATLAVASAAPKAAPGLLGAAPLAYAAPAAPVALAAPVVKAPALYAGPIAAAPGPLAYAGPVAAPVAAAPVAYAAPAAYAAPAAYAAPALPAHFAYAAPGVPAHFAYAAPAAPAHLGYAAAPAFLKAHV, encoded by the exons ATGTTCAAGCTG TGCCTGTTCGCTGCCACCCTGGCCGTCGCCTCCGCCGCCCCCAAAGCCGCCCCTGGGCTGCTGGGCGCCGCCCCAttggcctacgccgcccccgccgcccccgtggCCCTGGCCGCGCCCGTCGTCAAGGCCCCTGCCCTCTACGCGGGTCCCATCGCCGCTGCGCCCGGCCCCCTGGCCTACGCGGGTCCAGTCGCCGCCCCCGTAGCCGCCGCCCCCGTGGCCTACGCCGCCCCTGCGGCCTACGCCGCCCCTgcggcctacgccgcccccgcgctGCCGGCACACTTTGCCTACGCCGCCCCCGGCGTCCCGGCGCACTTTGCCTACGCCGCTCCTGCCGCTCCTGCTCACCTGGGATATGCTGCAGCGCCAGCCTTCCTTAAGGCACACGTATAA